Proteins co-encoded in one Paracrocinitomix mangrovi genomic window:
- a CDS encoding fatty acid desaturase family protein — protein MQAIKPITYNPKIGKEFSTTLNKRVRAYFKENNISRYANANMKIKTIFMISLFFIPLGFLLSTLVQSIWLTGLLYFIMGLGTAGIGLSIMHDANHGSYSKNDKVNKALGGLLNLVGGFAPTWRMQHNVLHHTYTNVHGYDEDIQPPGVLRFSPNEERKKIHKFQHLYAWFFYGLMTFSWITAKDFKQLNRYKKMGILDTEKDSYGWLLTKLIFFKVVYYTIALVLPMLIIDIAWYWFVIFVFMYHFVAGLILALVFQPAHVIPETEFVDTKGETSIDNNFMIHQMQTTANFAPESRILYWLIGGLNYQVEHHLFPNICHVHYKKISKIVRETAKEYNVPYNSHTTFFKAIAYHTKLLKSLGRA, from the coding sequence ATGCAAGCAATTAAACCGATAACGTATAACCCTAAAATAGGGAAGGAATTTAGCACAACACTTAATAAACGTGTTAGAGCTTATTTTAAAGAGAATAACATTTCAAGATATGCTAATGCAAATATGAAGATCAAAACCATCTTCATGATTTCATTATTCTTTATTCCTCTTGGATTTTTACTTTCTACATTAGTTCAGAGTATCTGGCTAACTGGATTGTTGTATTTCATCATGGGATTAGGAACAGCAGGAATTGGATTATCCATCATGCATGATGCAAATCACGGTTCTTATTCTAAAAACGATAAAGTAAATAAAGCCTTAGGAGGTTTATTAAATCTTGTTGGAGGATTTGCTCCTACCTGGAGAATGCAACACAACGTTTTACACCATACCTACACTAATGTGCACGGATATGATGAAGATATTCAACCTCCGGGAGTATTGAGATTTTCGCCAAATGAAGAGCGCAAAAAAATCCACAAATTTCAGCATTTATATGCCTGGTTCTTCTACGGATTAATGACTTTTTCTTGGATCACTGCTAAAGATTTCAAGCAATTGAACAGATACAAGAAAATGGGAATCTTAGATACTGAAAAAGACAGCTACGGATGGTTGTTGACAAAATTGATTTTCTTCAAAGTTGTTTATTACACAATCGCACTTGTACTTCCAATGTTAATCATTGACATTGCCTGGTACTGGTTTGTGATTTTTGTATTCATGTATCACTTTGTTGCAGGTTTGATCCTTGCGTTGGTTTTCCAACCGGCTCATGTAATTCCTGAAACTGAATTCGTAGACACTAAAGGAGAAACTTCTATTGATAATAACTTTATGATTCACCAAATGCAAACTACTGCCAATTTTGCTCCTGAGAGCCGCATTTTGTATTGGTTGATTGGAGGATTGAATTATCAAGTTGAGCACCATTTGTTTCCAAACATCTGCCATGTTCACTATAAGAAGATTTCAAAAATTGTAAGAGAAACTGCTAAAGAGTACAACGTACCTTACAATTCACACACAACTTTCTTCAAGGCAATTGCTTATCATACTAAGCTTTTGAAATCCCTTGGTAGAGCATAA
- the yidC gene encoding membrane protein insertase YidC, with product MDKKTLIGLVLIAATLIGFSLFNRQGADENASADNDKDSTKQEIVADSNATELPNSLIAQFDDNGDPIIDSVKGQLFLDTLTGEDTFLLIQPVLNDTTKQTIVENIDTNSVPEETYTLENEVLILEVTNRGGYIKNVFLKDYLSYEDYAAGNKNPLHLYDEISTYGLIYPEGANTVRTDQLAFAVVDQDDKSITLESNRNGKVVGFTYKMKPNKYDLDFDIYFEGFTDKEVASAQFTSDMYLLNNEKYYPNEKRQATLYWQYKDDDYDYIQNTESEDMEEVVDWVSFRSTFFTAIVSAKNGFGKKDSKVTLYAIEDQEQTTYVKQYGADLNLGTTKADNVVELNWYFGPADYDILVEYDNGTEDIVELGTGLFRWINKGAIRPLFMWLLDTGMGVGLAILILTIIVKLVLSPVNYKMYKSSAMMKVLKPEIEKITKKYPKKEDAMKKQQETMALYRETGVSPLAGCVPMLIQMPILFAIFRLFPSAIELRQTSFLWAEDLSTYDSPVTFGFSIPLYGDHMSIFTLLMAITTLLYTHYNSSNMQQPTQEGMPNMKFIMYFFPIMMIFFFNSYAAGLSYYYFISTLMTVLIMFAIKRFMIDDEKILAKIEENRANPKKSKGKSRFQQRLEDAQKLQQERAKNKKK from the coding sequence ATGGATAAAAAGACACTGATAGGATTAGTATTGATCGCAGCCACCTTAATTGGGTTTAGTTTGTTTAATAGACAAGGTGCTGATGAAAATGCTTCAGCAGATAATGACAAAGATTCTACTAAACAAGAAATCGTTGCAGATTCAAACGCTACTGAATTACCTAATAGTCTAATTGCTCAGTTTGATGACAATGGTGATCCAATTATTGATTCAGTAAAAGGTCAGTTGTTTTTAGATACACTTACAGGTGAAGATACTTTCTTACTAATTCAACCTGTTTTGAATGACACAACAAAGCAAACAATCGTTGAAAATATTGATACCAACTCAGTACCTGAAGAAACTTACACTTTAGAAAATGAAGTATTGATTCTTGAAGTAACTAACAGAGGTGGTTACATCAAAAACGTATTCTTAAAAGACTATTTATCGTATGAAGATTATGCTGCAGGTAACAAGAATCCACTTCACCTGTATGACGAAATCTCTACTTACGGTTTAATTTATCCTGAAGGGGCTAATACTGTAAGAACAGATCAGTTGGCTTTTGCTGTAGTTGATCAAGATGATAAATCAATCACATTAGAATCTAACAGAAATGGAAAAGTTGTTGGTTTTACTTATAAGATGAAGCCTAACAAATATGATTTGGATTTTGATATCTATTTTGAAGGGTTTACGGATAAAGAAGTAGCAAGTGCACAATTTACTTCTGATATGTACTTGTTAAACAATGAAAAGTACTATCCAAACGAGAAAAGACAAGCAACGCTTTACTGGCAATACAAGGATGATGATTATGATTACATCCAAAATACTGAAAGTGAAGACATGGAAGAAGTAGTGGATTGGGTTTCATTCAGATCTACCTTCTTTACTGCTATTGTTTCTGCAAAAAATGGATTTGGTAAAAAAGATTCTAAAGTTACTTTGTACGCAATTGAAGATCAAGAGCAAACAACTTATGTAAAACAATATGGTGCAGATTTAAACCTTGGTACAACAAAAGCTGACAATGTTGTTGAGCTTAACTGGTACTTTGGTCCTGCTGATTACGATATTTTGGTGGAGTATGACAACGGTACAGAAGATATCGTTGAGTTGGGAACAGGATTATTTAGATGGATCAACAAAGGAGCTATCCGTCCTTTATTTATGTGGTTGTTAGACACAGGGATGGGTGTTGGATTAGCCATTTTGATTTTGACAATTATTGTAAAGCTTGTATTGAGCCCGGTTAACTACAAAATGTACAAATCATCTGCCATGATGAAAGTACTAAAACCGGAAATTGAAAAGATCACTAAAAAGTATCCTAAAAAAGAGGATGCCATGAAGAAGCAACAGGAAACCATGGCGCTTTATCGAGAAACAGGAGTGAGTCCTTTGGCAGGATGTGTGCCAATGTTGATTCAAATGCCTATCCTTTTCGCTATTTTCCGATTGTTCCCTTCTGCAATTGAATTAAGACAAACAAGCTTTTTGTGGGCAGAAGACCTATCAACATATGACTCTCCGGTAACATTTGGATTTTCAATTCCACTTTACGGGGATCACATGAGTATCTTTACTTTGTTGATGGCCATCACCACACTTTTATACACTCACTACAATAGTAGCAATATGCAGCAGCCAACGCAAGAAGGTATGCCTAATATGAAGTTTATCATGTACTTCTTCCCGATTATGATGATTTTCTTCTTTAACTCTTATGCCGCAGGTTTGAGTTACTACTATTTCATCTCCACCTTAATGACAGTATTAATCATGTTCGCTATTAAGCGTTTTATGATTGATGATGAAAAAATCTTAGCTAAGATTGAGGAAAACAGAGCAAACCCTAAGAAAAGTAAGGGTAAATCAAGATTCCAACAAAGATTGGAAGACGCTCAAAAGTTACAGCAAGAAAGAGCTAAGAACAAGAAAAAATAA
- a CDS encoding CTP synthase: MSDSTKYIFVTGGVTSSLGKGIISASLAKLLQARGHSVTIQKLDPYINIDPGTLNPYEHGECYVTNDGAETDLDLGHYERFLNVPTSQANNVTTGRIYQSVIEKERKGEFLGKTVQIIPHITDEIKRRIKMLGQSGEYDIVITEIGGTVGDIESLPYVEAVRQMLWENREDCLVIHLTLVPFLSAAGELKTKPTQHSVKQMLELGVQPDILVCRTEHHLDDSIRRKIALFCNVVPTSVIESMDVSTIYEVPLLMQQEKLDTEVLRKLHLPDNGEPELNEWKDFLSRLKKPKNKVKIALVGKYVELKDSYKSISEAFEHAGAANECKVELKWIHSAKISDDSIEEKLGDVDGILVAPGFGSRGIDGKIEAVKFARENGIPFFGICLGMQVAVIEFARNVIGWHDAHTAEIERDSTHPVIDLMEEQKSIKNLGGTMRLGAYECELKEGSRVFDAYKQKDIEERHRHRFEFNSAYLQDFEYNGMLATGKNPKTGLVEVVEIPNHPWFVGAQFHPEYKSTVEKPHPLFIAFVNAAIKQKEKFAQKSDSKVNS, translated from the coding sequence ATGTCAGATTCAACTAAGTACATCTTTGTAACCGGCGGGGTTACCTCATCTTTAGGAAAAGGTATTATCTCGGCTTCTCTAGCCAAATTATTACAAGCTCGTGGACACTCGGTTACTATTCAAAAACTAGATCCTTATATCAATATTGATCCGGGAACTTTGAACCCTTATGAGCATGGTGAATGCTATGTTACAAATGACGGAGCTGAAACTGATTTGGATCTTGGACATTATGAGCGTTTTTTAAATGTTCCTACCTCACAAGCCAATAATGTAACTACAGGACGTATCTATCAATCTGTGATTGAAAAAGAGCGTAAAGGTGAGTTCTTAGGAAAAACAGTTCAAATTATCCCTCACATTACGGATGAAATCAAAAGAAGAATCAAAATGTTGGGTCAATCTGGTGAATACGATATTGTAATTACTGAGATTGGTGGAACTGTTGGTGATATTGAATCATTGCCGTATGTTGAGGCAGTTCGTCAAATGCTGTGGGAAAACCGCGAAGATTGTTTGGTTATTCACCTTACTTTGGTTCCTTTTTTAAGTGCAGCAGGAGAATTAAAAACCAAGCCTACTCAACATTCTGTTAAACAAATGTTGGAATTAGGAGTTCAGCCTGATATTCTTGTTTGTAGAACGGAACATCACTTAGATGATTCTATCAGAAGAAAAATTGCTTTGTTCTGTAATGTGGTTCCTACTTCGGTAATTGAATCAATGGATGTATCTACTATTTATGAAGTACCTCTTTTGATGCAACAAGAAAAACTAGACACTGAGGTGCTTAGAAAATTGCATTTACCGGATAATGGAGAGCCAGAATTAAACGAATGGAAAGACTTTTTGTCTCGATTAAAAAAGCCTAAAAACAAAGTAAAAATTGCTTTGGTAGGTAAATACGTTGAGCTAAAAGATTCATATAAATCAATATCTGAAGCATTTGAACATGCTGGTGCTGCCAACGAATGTAAAGTTGAACTAAAATGGATTCACTCTGCAAAAATCAGTGATGACAGCATTGAAGAAAAATTAGGAGATGTAGACGGAATTTTAGTTGCTCCGGGATTTGGTTCAAGAGGAATTGATGGTAAAATTGAAGCAGTAAAATTTGCAAGAGAAAACGGTATTCCATTCTTTGGAATTTGTTTGGGAATGCAAGTGGCAGTTATTGAATTTGCTAGAAATGTTATTGGATGGCATGATGCGCATACGGCTGAAATTGAAAGAGACAGCACTCATCCTGTAATCGACTTGATGGAAGAGCAAAAAAGCATTAAAAACCTTGGAGGAACAATGCGTTTAGGTGCTTATGAATGTGAATTGAAAGAAGGTTCTAGAGTATTTGATGCGTACAAGCAAAAAGATATTGAAGAAAGACACCGTCACAGATTTGAATTCAACAGTGCCTATTTACAAGACTTTGAATACAATGGAATGTTAGCAACAGGTAAAAATCCTAAAACAGGACTGGTTGAAGTAGTTGAAATTCCAAATCATCCTTGGTTTGTTGGTGCACAATTCCATCCTGAATATAAAAGTACGGTTGAAAAACCACATCCTTTATTCATTGCTTTTGTGAATGCTGCAATCAAACAAAAAGAAAAGTTTGCGCAAAAATCTGATTCTAAGGTTAATTCTTAG
- the ribH gene encoding 6,7-dimethyl-8-ribityllumazine synthase, producing the protein MATYLKNLSDYQRDRVPNGAKFRVGIVVSQWNDDITLGLLKGAEQTLLENGVEPDNIIIRFVPGTFELPLGAQMLLEADEEMDGVIAIGCVIQGETRHFDFVCEGATKGIMDVQLEYGVPVSFCVLTDNTKQQSIDRSGGKHGNKGVECAVACMQMIGLQKELEP; encoded by the coding sequence ATGGCCACCTACCTTAAAAATCTTTCAGATTACCAACGAGACCGCGTTCCTAACGGAGCCAAATTCAGAGTTGGAATTGTCGTTTCTCAATGGAATGATGATATTACATTAGGCCTTCTTAAAGGAGCAGAACAAACCTTGTTGGAAAATGGCGTAGAGCCTGACAACATCATCATCAGATTTGTACCCGGAACCTTTGAATTGCCATTAGGAGCTCAAATGTTGCTAGAGGCAGACGAAGAAATGGACGGCGTAATTGCTATTGGATGTGTAATCCAGGGAGAAACTCGTCATTTTGATTTTGTTTGCGAGGGAGCCACCAAAGGCATCATGGACGTTCAATTAGAATACGGAGTACCTGTTTCATTTTGTGTGTTAACTGACAATACCAAGCAACAATCAATAGACAGATCTGGAGGCAAGCATGGAAACAAAGGAGTTGAATGTGCGGTTGCCTGTATGCAAATGATCGGCTTGCAAAAAGAACTTGAACCTTAG
- a CDS encoding tetratricopeptide repeat protein, whose amino-acid sequence MAKKKEATQDELTNLTATENFFDKYKRPLMIAGGVLIVFIVGIIVYQKFVVEPKVEESQDVYWDAFYLYEEGDTTELAYQGNDQIMGFIDIASEYDGTPAGEIASYALGTHAMEKGQWDEALSYLDDCDFDDMMVGTLVIGLKGDCYVELEQYSDAVEMFEKAADREPNEFTSPMFLKKAGLVYEKLEDNENAVVAYQRIKDEWPEAPVAADIDKYITRAQG is encoded by the coding sequence ATGGCAAAGAAGAAGGAAGCTACACAAGACGAACTGACCAATTTAACGGCAACTGAGAACTTTTTTGATAAGTACAAAAGACCGTTGATGATAGCTGGTGGGGTATTGATTGTATTCATAGTAGGAATCATTGTCTATCAAAAATTTGTTGTTGAACCTAAGGTTGAAGAGTCTCAAGACGTTTATTGGGATGCATTTTATCTTTATGAAGAAGGAGATACAACAGAATTGGCTTATCAAGGTAATGACCAAATTATGGGCTTCATTGACATTGCCAGTGAATATGATGGAACTCCTGCAGGAGAAATCGCTTCTTATGCTTTAGGAACTCATGCTATGGAAAAAGGTCAGTGGGACGAGGCACTTTCTTATTTAGATGATTGTGATTTTGACGACATGATGGTAGGTACTTTAGTTATCGGACTTAAAGGAGACTGTTATGTAGAGTTAGAACAATATTCAGATGCTGTTGAAATGTTTGAAAAAGCAGCAGACAGAGAGCCAAATGAATTTACTTCTCCAATGTTCTTGAAAAAAGCCGGTTTGGTTTACGAGAAATTAGAGGATAACGAGAATGCAGTTGTTGCTTATCAGAGAATCAAAGACGAATGGCCAGAAGCGCCAGTAGCTGCTGATATCGATAAGTACATTACTCGTGCTCAGGGATAA
- a CDS encoding glycosyltransferase 87 family protein: MKLILKALPYLQIIVLGLCIGLIGFETERENFLQFILLYLLAFQAFYYIWLNKQEWKFKHFVILAVAIRLVLIAAMPELSNDFFRFIWDGELMASGINPYAHTPNELISQGPIYSNPHMRMLFHGMGELSQANYTCYPVFNQMFFYIPAKMTDSIPAFVITLKLVMILADIGAIYIGKKILEHLNKPTHLIWIYALNPLVILEFTGNLHFEGVMIFFTLLAIYYVLIKKWLMGAVFLGIAVQIKLIPLMLLPFFMKHLKWRNSLGFVAMTGVVVLTVGAMMINAQFYNNFMQSIDLYFHSFQFNGSIAFLLKEITMATKGWDGIHFYGPFLKYLSLLGIVAVAAFKNYKGEQYLFTAMMFGITIYYALGTTVHPWYVTFILVLSIFTRYKFALVWSFMVMLSYAAYDNPEFRENGLLIIAEYVVVYGVMLYEIFKNTDKTNFALNLKTFFSN; encoded by the coding sequence TTGAAACTTATCTTAAAAGCATTACCATACCTTCAAATCATTGTGCTAGGCCTGTGTATAGGCTTAATTGGATTTGAAACTGAGCGAGAAAATTTCTTGCAATTCATTTTACTTTATTTACTCGCTTTTCAAGCTTTTTATTACATCTGGCTGAATAAGCAAGAGTGGAAATTCAAGCATTTTGTCATCTTAGCCGTTGCTATAAGGCTGGTTCTTATTGCCGCTATGCCTGAATTATCAAATGATTTTTTCAGATTTATTTGGGATGGAGAGCTTATGGCAAGTGGAATTAATCCTTACGCACATACTCCGAATGAATTAATTTCTCAAGGACCTATTTATAGTAATCCGCATATGCGCATGCTGTTTCATGGAATGGGGGAGTTGTCACAGGCTAATTATACTTGTTATCCGGTTTTTAATCAAATGTTCTTTTACATTCCCGCTAAAATGACTGATAGCATTCCCGCTTTTGTGATAACATTAAAATTGGTGATGATTTTGGCTGATATAGGTGCTATTTACATTGGTAAAAAGATTTTGGAACACCTCAATAAGCCCACTCATCTGATATGGATTTATGCCCTTAATCCACTTGTGATTCTTGAATTTACGGGTAATCTTCATTTTGAAGGAGTGATGATATTTTTTACTCTTTTAGCTATTTATTATGTTTTGATCAAGAAATGGCTAATGGGAGCTGTGTTTTTAGGGATTGCTGTGCAAATAAAGTTGATTCCATTGATGCTATTGCCTTTCTTTATGAAACACTTAAAGTGGAGAAATTCACTGGGATTTGTAGCTATGACAGGTGTAGTAGTTTTAACTGTAGGTGCTATGATGATTAACGCTCAGTTCTACAATAATTTCATGCAATCAATTGATTTGTATTTCCATTCGTTTCAGTTTAACGGCAGTATTGCATTTTTACTTAAAGAGATTACCATGGCTACTAAAGGATGGGATGGTATTCATTTTTATGGTCCGTTTTTAAAATATTTATCGCTACTCGGAATTGTTGCGGTTGCAGCTTTTAAAAATTATAAAGGCGAACAATACCTGTTCACTGCCATGATGTTTGGTATTACCATCTACTATGCTTTAGGGACAACAGTTCATCCATGGTATGTGACATTTATTTTGGTCTTATCAATTTTTACCAGATATAAGTTTGCATTGGTGTGGTCATTCATGGTAATGTTGTCTTATGCGGCATATGACAATCCGGAGTTCAGAGAGAACGGACTTTTGATAATCGCAGAATATGTTGTAGTTTATGGAGTGATGCTCTATGAGATTTTCAAAAACACAGATAAAACTAACTTTGCACTGAACTTGAAAACTTTTTTTTCTAATTAA